The following proteins are co-located in the Takifugu flavidus isolate HTHZ2018 chromosome 16, ASM371156v2, whole genome shotgun sequence genome:
- the letm1 gene encoding mitochondrial proton/calcium exchanger protein isoform X4 yields MALILFTRSRAPLIKTSRSLKNEFKKGKLQDGACLNCTVLRVSSHRADGLQLGSLAHVSSCGPALPLSDVAQLDSQRPRCALFLGASPSVFSAITAGTQWTIARPQDIRGIRWIHTSRRRWDDSKVEKSLRSLKDKTKKLEEGGPVYSPTLDAERVRRTLGQRVIDEIKHYYHGFRLLWIDTTIAGRMLWRVLNGHPLSRRERRQFLRTCADVFRLLPFLVFIIVPFMEFLLPVALKLFPNMLPSTFETQSKKEERLKAELRVKLEMAKFLQDTIEEIALRNKAAQSNATEEFSTFFQKIRDSGERPSNEQIIKFSKLFEDELTLDNLTRPQLVALCRLLELQSIGTNNFLRFQLIMKLRAIRADDKLIAEEGVESLNVNEIQAACRVRGMRALGVTEERLREQLSQWLELHLNQQIPTSLLLLSRAMYLPDTLSPADQLKTTLQTLPEMVTKGAQMMVAEMELSKVDNKTKLETTLQEEAAIQQDNKDREMERLADAAEKAAREEELELEAASAKAEQAADAETLRDTAPVLDANKSEEITKEEIDLLSDACTKLKEQKKLLTLEKEELEELKDDVQEYNEDLEEIKKELSKTGQERALEESKASKRLSKRVNRMIGRIDKIILELEKDKVILDGQMDSGTSPPIGLFFTKRSDASSLFYTFRENLISIDELIAIMRQIQNIPEDKLQRIAEALDDNKDGKIDIDDVIKVVELIDKEDVDISTSQVADIMVMLQKEEKLMEKEKAKEKAEKEKAAKAGS; encoded by the exons ATGGCGTTAATCCTGTTTACCAGGTCCAGGGCACCTTTGATAAAAACCTCCAGATCTTTGAAGAACGAATTCAAAAAAG GGAAACTACAAGATGGTGCCTGCCTGAACTGCACAGTGCTCAGAGTCAGCAGCCACAG AGCTGATGGACTCCAACTTGGAAGCCTCGCTCATGTCTCCTCCTGCGGTCCTGCTCTCCCGCTGTCGGATGTGGCCCAGCTGGACTCACAACGACCCCGCTGTGCTTTGTTTTTGGGGGCCTCCCCTTCAGTGTTCTCCGCCATCACAGCAGGGACGCAGTGGACAATAGCACGACCACAGGACATCCGGGGGATCAGGTGGATACACACCTCCAGGAGGAGATGGGACGACTCCAAGGTGGAGAAGTCTCTGCGCTCCTTGAAGGACAAAAcaaagaagctggaggaaggaggCCCGGTGTACAGCCCCACACTGGACGCGGAGCGCGTCAGGAGGACGCTGGGACAGAGGGTGATCGATGAAATAAAGCACTACTACCACGGCTTCAGGCTGCTCTGGATCGACACCACGATTGCCGGGCGGATGCTGTGGAGGGTGCTGAACGGTCACCCCCTGTCCCGCCGCgagaggagacag TTTCTCAGAACGTGTGCCGATGTCTTCAGACTTCTGCCCTTCCTGGTGTTCATCATCGTCCCCTTCATGGagttcctgcttcctgtggcgctgaaaCTCTTCCCCAACATGCTGCCGTCCACCTTCGAGACGCAGTCAAAGAAG GAGGAGCGGTTGAAAGCAGAgctgagagtcaaactggagatGGCCAAGTTCTTGCAGGACACCATTGAGGAGATCGCACTGCGAAACAAGGCCGCGCAGAGTAACGCCACAGAAGagttctccaccttcttccagaAG aTCCGGGACTCTGGCGAACGTCCCAGCAATGAGCAGATCATCAAATTCTCCAAGCTGTTCGAGGACGAGCTGACGCTGGACAACCTCACCCGGCCTCAGCTGGTGGCCCTCTGCCGCCTCCTGGAGCTCCAGTCCATCGGCACCAACAACTTCCTGCGCTTCCAGCTCATCATGAAGCTGAGGGCCATCCGAGCAGACGACAAG CTGATTGCAGAGGAAGGTGTGGAGAGTCTGAACGTGAACGAGATTCAGGCAGCCTGTCGGGTCCGAGGGATGAGAGCGCTGGGCGTCACGGAGGAACGACTGAGAGAGCAGCTCAGCCAG TGGCTGGAGCTCCACCTGAACCAGCAGATCCCCACCTCCCTGCTCCTGCTGTCTCGAGCCATGTACCTCCCGGACACGCTGTCCCCCGCCGACCAGCTGAAGACCACGCTGCAGACGCTGCCCGAGATGGTG acaaAGGGGGCCCAGATGATGGTGGCGGAGATGGAACTCTCCAAAGTGGACAATAAGACCAAACTGGAGACgacgctgcaggaggaggcggcCATACAGCAGGACAACAAAGACCGGGAGATGGAGCGGCTGGCCGACGCCGCGGAGAAGGCGGCCAGG gaggaggaactggagcTGGAAGCTGCTTCAGCTAAAGCTGAGCAGGCTGCTGATGCAGAGACGCTGAGGGACACGGCCCCCGTCCTCGACGCCAACAAG AGTGAGGAGATCACCAAAGAGGAGATCGACCTGCTGAGCGACGCCTGCACAAAActgaaggagcagaagaaacTTCTGACTCTGGAGaaagaagagctggaggaactgAAGGACGACGTCCAGGAATACAACGAG GATCTGGAGGAGATAAAGAAGGAGCTGTCTAAGACTGGCCAGGAGAGGGCGCTGGAGGAGTCCAAGGCCAGCAAGCGTCTGTCCAAGAGAGTCAACCGCATGATCGGACGCATCGACAAGATcatcctggagctggagaaggacaaGGTCATcctggacggacagatggacagcGGCACCAGCCCTCCCATCGG ATTATTCTTTACTAAACGTAGCGATGCCTCAAG TCTGTTCTACACCTTCAGGGAAAACCTGATCAGCATCGACGAGCTCATCGCCATCATGCGGCAGATCCAGAACATTCCCGAAGACAAGCTGCAGCGGATCGCCGAGGCGCTCGATGACAACAAGGACGGCAAGATCGACATCGACGACGTCATCAAG GTGGTGGAGCTGATCGACAAGGAGGACGTGGACATCTCCACCTCTCAGGTGGCCGACATCATGGTGATgctgcagaaggaggagaagctgatggagaaggagaaggccaAAGAGAAGGCGGAGAAGGAAAAGGCCGCCAAGGCGGGCAGCTAA
- the letm1 gene encoding mitochondrial proton/calcium exchanger protein isoform X2, whose product MALILFTRSRAPLIKTSRSLKNEFKKGKLQDGACLNCTVLRVSSHRADGLQLGSLAHVSSCGPALPLSDVAQLDSQRPRCALFLGASPSVFSAITAGTQWTIARPQDIRGIRWIHTSRRRWDDSKVEKSLRSLKDKTKKLEEGGPVYSPTLDAERVRRTLGQRVIDEIKHYYHGFRLLWIDTTIAGRMLWRVLNGHPLSRRERRQFLRTCADVFRLLPFLVFIIVPFMEFLLPVALKLFPNMLPSTFETQSKKEERLKAELRVKLEMAKFLQDTIEEIALRNKAAQSNATEEFSTFFQKIRDSGERPSNEQIIKFSKLFEDELTLDNLTRPQLVALCRLLELQSIGTNNFLRFQLIMKLRAIRADDKLIAEEGVESLNVNEIQAACRVRGMRALGVTEERLREQLSQWLELHLNQQIPTSLLLLSRAMYLPDTLSPADQLKTTLQTLPEMVTKGAQMMVAEMELSKVDNKTKLETTLQEEAAIQQDNKDREMERLADAAEKAAREEELELEAASAKAEQAADAETLRDTAPVLDANKFGHWQTFLHFQSEEITKEEIDLLSDACTKLKEQKKLLTLEKEELEELKDDVQEYNEDLEEIKKELSKTGQERALEESKASKRLSKRVNRMIGRIDKIILELEKDKVILDGQMDSGTSPPIGLFFTKRSDASSLFYTFRENLISIDELIAIMRQIQNIPEDKLQRIAEALDDNKDGKIDIDDVIKVVELIDKEDVDISTSQVADIMVMLQKEEKLMEKEKAKEKAEKEKAAKAGS is encoded by the exons ATGGCGTTAATCCTGTTTACCAGGTCCAGGGCACCTTTGATAAAAACCTCCAGATCTTTGAAGAACGAATTCAAAAAAG GGAAACTACAAGATGGTGCCTGCCTGAACTGCACAGTGCTCAGAGTCAGCAGCCACAG AGCTGATGGACTCCAACTTGGAAGCCTCGCTCATGTCTCCTCCTGCGGTCCTGCTCTCCCGCTGTCGGATGTGGCCCAGCTGGACTCACAACGACCCCGCTGTGCTTTGTTTTTGGGGGCCTCCCCTTCAGTGTTCTCCGCCATCACAGCAGGGACGCAGTGGACAATAGCACGACCACAGGACATCCGGGGGATCAGGTGGATACACACCTCCAGGAGGAGATGGGACGACTCCAAGGTGGAGAAGTCTCTGCGCTCCTTGAAGGACAAAAcaaagaagctggaggaaggaggCCCGGTGTACAGCCCCACACTGGACGCGGAGCGCGTCAGGAGGACGCTGGGACAGAGGGTGATCGATGAAATAAAGCACTACTACCACGGCTTCAGGCTGCTCTGGATCGACACCACGATTGCCGGGCGGATGCTGTGGAGGGTGCTGAACGGTCACCCCCTGTCCCGCCGCgagaggagacag TTTCTCAGAACGTGTGCCGATGTCTTCAGACTTCTGCCCTTCCTGGTGTTCATCATCGTCCCCTTCATGGagttcctgcttcctgtggcgctgaaaCTCTTCCCCAACATGCTGCCGTCCACCTTCGAGACGCAGTCAAAGAAG GAGGAGCGGTTGAAAGCAGAgctgagagtcaaactggagatGGCCAAGTTCTTGCAGGACACCATTGAGGAGATCGCACTGCGAAACAAGGCCGCGCAGAGTAACGCCACAGAAGagttctccaccttcttccagaAG aTCCGGGACTCTGGCGAACGTCCCAGCAATGAGCAGATCATCAAATTCTCCAAGCTGTTCGAGGACGAGCTGACGCTGGACAACCTCACCCGGCCTCAGCTGGTGGCCCTCTGCCGCCTCCTGGAGCTCCAGTCCATCGGCACCAACAACTTCCTGCGCTTCCAGCTCATCATGAAGCTGAGGGCCATCCGAGCAGACGACAAG CTGATTGCAGAGGAAGGTGTGGAGAGTCTGAACGTGAACGAGATTCAGGCAGCCTGTCGGGTCCGAGGGATGAGAGCGCTGGGCGTCACGGAGGAACGACTGAGAGAGCAGCTCAGCCAG TGGCTGGAGCTCCACCTGAACCAGCAGATCCCCACCTCCCTGCTCCTGCTGTCTCGAGCCATGTACCTCCCGGACACGCTGTCCCCCGCCGACCAGCTGAAGACCACGCTGCAGACGCTGCCCGAGATGGTG acaaAGGGGGCCCAGATGATGGTGGCGGAGATGGAACTCTCCAAAGTGGACAATAAGACCAAACTGGAGACgacgctgcaggaggaggcggcCATACAGCAGGACAACAAAGACCGGGAGATGGAGCGGCTGGCCGACGCCGCGGAGAAGGCGGCCAGG gaggaggaactggagcTGGAAGCTGCTTCAGCTAAAGCTGAGCAGGCTGCTGATGCAGAGACGCTGAGGGACACGGCCCCCGTCCTCGACGCCAACAAG TTTGGACATTGGCAGACATTCCTGCACTTCCAG AGTGAGGAGATCACCAAAGAGGAGATCGACCTGCTGAGCGACGCCTGCACAAAActgaaggagcagaagaaacTTCTGACTCTGGAGaaagaagagctggaggaactgAAGGACGACGTCCAGGAATACAACGAG GATCTGGAGGAGATAAAGAAGGAGCTGTCTAAGACTGGCCAGGAGAGGGCGCTGGAGGAGTCCAAGGCCAGCAAGCGTCTGTCCAAGAGAGTCAACCGCATGATCGGACGCATCGACAAGATcatcctggagctggagaaggacaaGGTCATcctggacggacagatggacagcGGCACCAGCCCTCCCATCGG ATTATTCTTTACTAAACGTAGCGATGCCTCAAG TCTGTTCTACACCTTCAGGGAAAACCTGATCAGCATCGACGAGCTCATCGCCATCATGCGGCAGATCCAGAACATTCCCGAAGACAAGCTGCAGCGGATCGCCGAGGCGCTCGATGACAACAAGGACGGCAAGATCGACATCGACGACGTCATCAAG GTGGTGGAGCTGATCGACAAGGAGGACGTGGACATCTCCACCTCTCAGGTGGCCGACATCATGGTGATgctgcagaaggaggagaagctgatggagaaggagaaggccaAAGAGAAGGCGGAGAAGGAAAAGGCCGCCAAGGCGGGCAGCTAA
- the letm1 gene encoding mitochondrial proton/calcium exchanger protein isoform X1 has protein sequence MALILFTRSRAPLIKTSRSLKNEFKKGKLQDGACLNCTVLRVSSHRADGLQLGSLAHVSSCGPALPLSDVAQLDSQRPRCALFLGASPSVFSAITAGTQWTIARPQDIRGIRWIHTSRRRWDDSKVEKSLRSLKDKTKKLEEGGPVYSPTLDAERVRRTLGQRVIDEIKHYYHGFRLLWIDTTIAGRMLWRVLNGHPLSRRERRQFLRTCADVFRLLPFLVFIIVPFMEFLLPVALKLFPNMLPSTFETQSKKEERLKAELRVKLEMAKFLQDTIEEIALRNKAAQSNATEEFSTFFQKIRDSGERPSNEQIIKFSKLFEDELTLDNLTRPQLVALCRLLELQSIGTNNFLRFQLIMKLRAIRADDKLIAEEGVESLNVNEIQAACRVRGMRALGVTEERLREQLSQWLELHLNQQIPTSLLLLSRAMYLPDTLSPADQLKTTLQTLPEMVTKGAQMMVAEMELSKVDNKTKLETTLQEEAAIQQDNKDREMERLADAAEKAARVTAPPHWLFQQPLQQLLIHLSCASSSMQEEELELEAASAKAEQAADAETLRDTAPVLDANKSEEITKEEIDLLSDACTKLKEQKKLLTLEKEELEELKDDVQEYNEDLEEIKKELSKTGQERALEESKASKRLSKRVNRMIGRIDKIILELEKDKVILDGQMDSGTSPPIGENLISIDELIAIMRQIQNIPEDKLQRIAEALDDNKDGKIDIDDVIKVVELIDKEDVDISTSQVADIMVMLQKEEKLMEKEKAKEKAEKEKAAKAGS, from the exons ATGGCGTTAATCCTGTTTACCAGGTCCAGGGCACCTTTGATAAAAACCTCCAGATCTTTGAAGAACGAATTCAAAAAAG GGAAACTACAAGATGGTGCCTGCCTGAACTGCACAGTGCTCAGAGTCAGCAGCCACAG AGCTGATGGACTCCAACTTGGAAGCCTCGCTCATGTCTCCTCCTGCGGTCCTGCTCTCCCGCTGTCGGATGTGGCCCAGCTGGACTCACAACGACCCCGCTGTGCTTTGTTTTTGGGGGCCTCCCCTTCAGTGTTCTCCGCCATCACAGCAGGGACGCAGTGGACAATAGCACGACCACAGGACATCCGGGGGATCAGGTGGATACACACCTCCAGGAGGAGATGGGACGACTCCAAGGTGGAGAAGTCTCTGCGCTCCTTGAAGGACAAAAcaaagaagctggaggaaggaggCCCGGTGTACAGCCCCACACTGGACGCGGAGCGCGTCAGGAGGACGCTGGGACAGAGGGTGATCGATGAAATAAAGCACTACTACCACGGCTTCAGGCTGCTCTGGATCGACACCACGATTGCCGGGCGGATGCTGTGGAGGGTGCTGAACGGTCACCCCCTGTCCCGCCGCgagaggagacag TTTCTCAGAACGTGTGCCGATGTCTTCAGACTTCTGCCCTTCCTGGTGTTCATCATCGTCCCCTTCATGGagttcctgcttcctgtggcgctgaaaCTCTTCCCCAACATGCTGCCGTCCACCTTCGAGACGCAGTCAAAGAAG GAGGAGCGGTTGAAAGCAGAgctgagagtcaaactggagatGGCCAAGTTCTTGCAGGACACCATTGAGGAGATCGCACTGCGAAACAAGGCCGCGCAGAGTAACGCCACAGAAGagttctccaccttcttccagaAG aTCCGGGACTCTGGCGAACGTCCCAGCAATGAGCAGATCATCAAATTCTCCAAGCTGTTCGAGGACGAGCTGACGCTGGACAACCTCACCCGGCCTCAGCTGGTGGCCCTCTGCCGCCTCCTGGAGCTCCAGTCCATCGGCACCAACAACTTCCTGCGCTTCCAGCTCATCATGAAGCTGAGGGCCATCCGAGCAGACGACAAG CTGATTGCAGAGGAAGGTGTGGAGAGTCTGAACGTGAACGAGATTCAGGCAGCCTGTCGGGTCCGAGGGATGAGAGCGCTGGGCGTCACGGAGGAACGACTGAGAGAGCAGCTCAGCCAG TGGCTGGAGCTCCACCTGAACCAGCAGATCCCCACCTCCCTGCTCCTGCTGTCTCGAGCCATGTACCTCCCGGACACGCTGTCCCCCGCCGACCAGCTGAAGACCACGCTGCAGACGCTGCCCGAGATGGTG acaaAGGGGGCCCAGATGATGGTGGCGGAGATGGAACTCTCCAAAGTGGACAATAAGACCAAACTGGAGACgacgctgcaggaggaggcggcCATACAGCAGGACAACAAAGACCGGGAGATGGAGCGGCTGGCCGACGCCGCGGAGAAGGCGGCCAGGGTAACGGCCCCTCCCCATTGGTTGTTCCAGCAgcctcttcagcagcttctaATCCATTTGTCTTGTGCTTCTTCCTCaatgcaggaggaggaactggagcTGGAAGCTGCTTCAGCTAAAGCTGAGCAGGCTGCTGATGCAGAGACGCTGAGGGACACGGCCCCCGTCCTCGACGCCAACAAG AGTGAGGAGATCACCAAAGAGGAGATCGACCTGCTGAGCGACGCCTGCACAAAActgaaggagcagaagaaacTTCTGACTCTGGAGaaagaagagctggaggaactgAAGGACGACGTCCAGGAATACAACGAG GATCTGGAGGAGATAAAGAAGGAGCTGTCTAAGACTGGCCAGGAGAGGGCGCTGGAGGAGTCCAAGGCCAGCAAGCGTCTGTCCAAGAGAGTCAACCGCATGATCGGACGCATCGACAAGATcatcctggagctggagaaggacaaGGTCATcctggacggacagatggacagcGGCACCAGCCCTCCCATCGG GGAAAACCTGATCAGCATCGACGAGCTCATCGCCATCATGCGGCAGATCCAGAACATTCCCGAAGACAAGCTGCAGCGGATCGCCGAGGCGCTCGATGACAACAAGGACGGCAAGATCGACATCGACGACGTCATCAAG GTGGTGGAGCTGATCGACAAGGAGGACGTGGACATCTCCACCTCTCAGGTGGCCGACATCATGGTGATgctgcagaaggaggagaagctgatggagaaggagaaggccaAAGAGAAGGCGGAGAAGGAAAAGGCCGCCAAGGCGGGCAGCTAA
- the letm1 gene encoding mitochondrial proton/calcium exchanger protein isoform X3 gives MALILFTRSRAPLIKTSRSLKNEFKKGKLQDGACLNCTVLRVSSHRADGLQLGSLAHVSSCGPALPLSDVAQLDSQRPRCALFLGASPSVFSAITAGTQWTIARPQDIRGIRWIHTSRRRWDDSKVEKSLRSLKDKTKKLEEGGPVYSPTLDAERVRRTLGQRVIDEIKHYYHGFRLLWIDTTIAGRMLWRVLNGHPLSRRERRQFLRTCADVFRLLPFLVFIIVPFMEFLLPVALKLFPNMLPSTFETQSKKEERLKAELRVKLEMAKFLQDTIEEIALRNKAAQSNATEEFSTFFQKIRDSGERPSNEQIIKFSKLFEDELTLDNLTRPQLVALCRLLELQSIGTNNFLRFQLIMKLRAIRADDKLIAEEGVESLNVNEIQAACRVRGMRALGVTEERLREQLSQWLELHLNQQIPTSLLLLSRAMYLPDTLSPADQLKTTLQTLPEMVTKGAQMMVAEMELSKVDNKTKLETTLQEEAAIQQDNKDREMERLADAAEKAAREEELELEAASAKAEQAADAETLRDTAPVLDANKFGHWQTFLHFQSEEITKEEIDLLSDACTKLKEQKKLLTLEKEELEELKDDVQEYNEDLEEIKKELSKTGQERALEESKASKRLSKRVNRMIGRIDKIILELEKDKVILDGQMDSGTSPPIGLFFTKRSDASRENLISIDELIAIMRQIQNIPEDKLQRIAEALDDNKDGKIDIDDVIKVVELIDKEDVDISTSQVADIMVMLQKEEKLMEKEKAKEKAEKEKAAKAGS, from the exons ATGGCGTTAATCCTGTTTACCAGGTCCAGGGCACCTTTGATAAAAACCTCCAGATCTTTGAAGAACGAATTCAAAAAAG GGAAACTACAAGATGGTGCCTGCCTGAACTGCACAGTGCTCAGAGTCAGCAGCCACAG AGCTGATGGACTCCAACTTGGAAGCCTCGCTCATGTCTCCTCCTGCGGTCCTGCTCTCCCGCTGTCGGATGTGGCCCAGCTGGACTCACAACGACCCCGCTGTGCTTTGTTTTTGGGGGCCTCCCCTTCAGTGTTCTCCGCCATCACAGCAGGGACGCAGTGGACAATAGCACGACCACAGGACATCCGGGGGATCAGGTGGATACACACCTCCAGGAGGAGATGGGACGACTCCAAGGTGGAGAAGTCTCTGCGCTCCTTGAAGGACAAAAcaaagaagctggaggaaggaggCCCGGTGTACAGCCCCACACTGGACGCGGAGCGCGTCAGGAGGACGCTGGGACAGAGGGTGATCGATGAAATAAAGCACTACTACCACGGCTTCAGGCTGCTCTGGATCGACACCACGATTGCCGGGCGGATGCTGTGGAGGGTGCTGAACGGTCACCCCCTGTCCCGCCGCgagaggagacag TTTCTCAGAACGTGTGCCGATGTCTTCAGACTTCTGCCCTTCCTGGTGTTCATCATCGTCCCCTTCATGGagttcctgcttcctgtggcgctgaaaCTCTTCCCCAACATGCTGCCGTCCACCTTCGAGACGCAGTCAAAGAAG GAGGAGCGGTTGAAAGCAGAgctgagagtcaaactggagatGGCCAAGTTCTTGCAGGACACCATTGAGGAGATCGCACTGCGAAACAAGGCCGCGCAGAGTAACGCCACAGAAGagttctccaccttcttccagaAG aTCCGGGACTCTGGCGAACGTCCCAGCAATGAGCAGATCATCAAATTCTCCAAGCTGTTCGAGGACGAGCTGACGCTGGACAACCTCACCCGGCCTCAGCTGGTGGCCCTCTGCCGCCTCCTGGAGCTCCAGTCCATCGGCACCAACAACTTCCTGCGCTTCCAGCTCATCATGAAGCTGAGGGCCATCCGAGCAGACGACAAG CTGATTGCAGAGGAAGGTGTGGAGAGTCTGAACGTGAACGAGATTCAGGCAGCCTGTCGGGTCCGAGGGATGAGAGCGCTGGGCGTCACGGAGGAACGACTGAGAGAGCAGCTCAGCCAG TGGCTGGAGCTCCACCTGAACCAGCAGATCCCCACCTCCCTGCTCCTGCTGTCTCGAGCCATGTACCTCCCGGACACGCTGTCCCCCGCCGACCAGCTGAAGACCACGCTGCAGACGCTGCCCGAGATGGTG acaaAGGGGGCCCAGATGATGGTGGCGGAGATGGAACTCTCCAAAGTGGACAATAAGACCAAACTGGAGACgacgctgcaggaggaggcggcCATACAGCAGGACAACAAAGACCGGGAGATGGAGCGGCTGGCCGACGCCGCGGAGAAGGCGGCCAGG gaggaggaactggagcTGGAAGCTGCTTCAGCTAAAGCTGAGCAGGCTGCTGATGCAGAGACGCTGAGGGACACGGCCCCCGTCCTCGACGCCAACAAG TTTGGACATTGGCAGACATTCCTGCACTTCCAG AGTGAGGAGATCACCAAAGAGGAGATCGACCTGCTGAGCGACGCCTGCACAAAActgaaggagcagaagaaacTTCTGACTCTGGAGaaagaagagctggaggaactgAAGGACGACGTCCAGGAATACAACGAG GATCTGGAGGAGATAAAGAAGGAGCTGTCTAAGACTGGCCAGGAGAGGGCGCTGGAGGAGTCCAAGGCCAGCAAGCGTCTGTCCAAGAGAGTCAACCGCATGATCGGACGCATCGACAAGATcatcctggagctggagaaggacaaGGTCATcctggacggacagatggacagcGGCACCAGCCCTCCCATCGG ATTATTCTTTACTAAACGTAGCGATGCCTCAAG GGAAAACCTGATCAGCATCGACGAGCTCATCGCCATCATGCGGCAGATCCAGAACATTCCCGAAGACAAGCTGCAGCGGATCGCCGAGGCGCTCGATGACAACAAGGACGGCAAGATCGACATCGACGACGTCATCAAG GTGGTGGAGCTGATCGACAAGGAGGACGTGGACATCTCCACCTCTCAGGTGGCCGACATCATGGTGATgctgcagaaggaggagaagctgatggagaaggagaaggccaAAGAGAAGGCGGAGAAGGAAAAGGCCGCCAAGGCGGGCAGCTAA